In the genome of uncultured Pseudodesulfovibrio sp., one region contains:
- a CDS encoding radical SAM (seleno)protein TrsS, with translation MTLSPRSVCPVCLKPIPASHETVDDETFLVKSCPDHGEFRTVVWRGEPSFESWARPKVPSGPKQAFTKVEQGCPLDCGLCDAHRQHTCTALIEVTWRCDLGCPVCFASSGKAASPDPTMEELGHLFDRVEQASGHCNIQLSGGEPTVREDLPEIIRQAKAKGFPFIQLNTNGLRIGKEPGYAHRLAEAGLDSVFLQFDGPRDHIFQSLRGRPLLETKLAALDALAEAGVGIILVPTLVPGVNDRDLGNILRLAVERSPAVRGVHFQPVSYFGRYPKQPDDHERITLPEIMRGLETQTDGMLRAVDFRPPGCEHAFCSFHANYVVTEQGGLTRLSSGGSCGCTPRPASEGADAAKAFVKRQWSSPDKQLPMAFDCAPENPSSAEPEDALDAFIRRAATHTFAVSAMAFQDCWTLDLERLKGCCIHEVSPDGRLIPFCAYNLTSMDGETLYRGKCHGPNPA, from the coding sequence GTGACCTTGAGCCCGAGAAGTGTCTGCCCGGTCTGTCTCAAGCCGATTCCGGCCAGCCACGAGACCGTGGATGACGAGACCTTTCTGGTCAAAAGCTGCCCCGATCATGGGGAGTTTCGCACCGTAGTCTGGCGCGGAGAGCCGTCTTTCGAGTCCTGGGCCCGCCCCAAGGTCCCTTCCGGTCCCAAACAGGCCTTTACCAAGGTGGAGCAGGGCTGTCCGCTGGACTGCGGCCTCTGCGACGCCCACCGTCAGCACACCTGCACCGCGCTCATTGAGGTCACCTGGCGCTGCGATCTGGGTTGCCCGGTCTGTTTCGCCTCTTCCGGCAAGGCTGCGTCGCCCGATCCTACCATGGAGGAACTCGGCCACCTGTTCGATCGGGTGGAGCAGGCCTCTGGGCATTGCAATATCCAGCTTTCCGGCGGCGAGCCCACAGTGCGCGAGGACCTGCCCGAGATTATCCGCCAGGCCAAGGCCAAGGGCTTTCCATTTATCCAATTGAACACCAACGGGCTGCGGATCGGGAAAGAACCGGGCTATGCGCACCGATTGGCCGAGGCCGGTCTGGATTCGGTCTTTCTCCAGTTCGACGGGCCCCGGGACCATATCTTTCAAAGCCTGCGGGGACGCCCTCTGCTTGAGACCAAGCTTGCGGCCCTGGACGCCCTGGCCGAGGCCGGGGTGGGCATTATTCTGGTGCCCACGCTGGTGCCCGGCGTCAACGACCGTGATCTGGGCAACATCCTCCGGCTGGCTGTGGAGCGTTCTCCGGCCGTGCGTGGGGTCCATTTCCAACCGGTCAGCTATTTCGGTCGGTATCCCAAACAGCCGGACGACCATGAACGCATCACGCTGCCCGAGATCATGCGAGGCCTGGAAACACAGACTGACGGAATGCTCCGGGCCGTGGATTTTCGGCCCCCGGGGTGTGAGCACGCTTTCTGTTCGTTTCATGCCAACTACGTGGTCACCGAGCAGGGCGGTCTGACCCGGCTCTCTTCCGGCGGGTCCTGCGGCTGTACACCGCGCCCGGCCTCTGAAGGCGCGGATGCGGCCAAGGCGTTCGTCAAGCGCCAGTGGAGTTCACCGGACAAACAACTGCCCATGGCCTTTGACTGTGCACCGGAAAACCCGAGCAGCGCCGAACCGGAGGACGCCCTGGATGCTTTCATCCGGCGGGCGGCCACGCACACTTTTGCCGTTTCGGCCATGGCTTTCCAGGACTGCTGGACTCTGGACCTCGAACGGCTCAAAGGGTGCTGCATTCATGAGGTCTCGCCTGATGGGCGGCTTATCCCGTTTTGCGCCTACAACCTGACGTCCATGGACGGCGAAACCCTGTATCGGGGGAAATGTCATGGGCCGAACCCCGCTTGA
- a CDS encoding DVU_1555 family C-GCAxxG-C-C protein → MLDDAGLRVMELAGKGYCCSQMMVIMALDEMGREDPDLVRAAGGLCDGLGDCAGPCGVLTGATLALGLYAGKGMDMEEPEDCLPVMLESLRDWFTERTLEYGGTSCGAILDGSCGQPHPTRCGGLIGEANAKVREILVDNGLDPAEGRELP, encoded by the coding sequence ATGTTGGACGACGCCGGACTCCGGGTAATGGAACTGGCCGGAAAAGGGTATTGCTGCAGCCAGATGATGGTCATCATGGCCCTGGATGAAATGGGTCGCGAGGACCCGGATCTGGTGCGGGCCGCTGGCGGCCTGTGCGACGGTCTGGGCGATTGCGCCGGGCCGTGCGGCGTGCTCACCGGGGCGACTCTCGCGCTTGGCCTGTATGCGGGCAAGGGCATGGATATGGAAGAGCCCGAGGACTGCCTGCCGGTCATGCTCGAGTCTCTGCGTGACTGGTTTACGGAACGGACCCTGGAATACGGCGGGACCTCCTGCGGCGCCATCCTGGACGGCTCGTGCGGCCAGCCTCATCCCACCCGTTGTGGCGGGCTGATCGGCGAGGCCAACGCCAAGGTTCGAGAGATATTGGTGGACAACGGTCTGGACCCGGCCGAGGGACGCGAGTTGCCGTGA
- a CDS encoding molybdopterin-dependent aldehyde oxidoreductase yields the protein MIKRTLQVNGVSRVVVCEPEESLANVLRQNLGLTSVKVGCGTGQCGSCTILRDGKLVRSCTVKMKRVKNSTQIMTLEGLGTPDNLHPIQMAWIAFGGAQCGFCSPGFLVSTYALLTENPSPTRDEVRDWFQKHKNVCRCTGYKPLVDAVMAAAEVMRGDKPMDDLIFKIPEDGRIWNTHYPRPTAVAKVTGTWDFGADMGLRLPPGSLYCELVQAEVSHANILSIDVAEAEAVPGVFKVVTHKDVKGKNRITGLITFPSNLGDGWDRPILCDEKIFQYGDAIAIVCAESPEAAKEGAKKVKVELEQLPEYMSAPAAMAEDAIEIHPGTPNVYYIQKEAKGPDTKPIFENADVVVEGDYYTQRQPHMPIEPDVGFAYMGEDDKLFIHSKSIGIHLHLLMIAPGLGVEPENLVLVQNPTGGTFGYKFSPTMEALVGAAAMATGRPVFLNYTWKQQQQYTGKRSPQFTTVRLASTKDGKLLGMETDWTVDHGPYSEFGDLLTLRGAQYIGSGYDIPAIRGEGRTVCTNHCWGAAFRGYGAPEAEFPSEVCMDELAEKLGMDPLELRYKNVYRKGSTTPTGQDPEVYSLPEMIDKVRPRYEEFKKYAAENSTDAKKLGVGVSIGVYGSGLDGPDTAEVDIALNEDGTVTVYSAWGDHGQGADMGTLGTAHEALRPLNLTPDQIHLMMADTSFAPAAGPAGGSRSQVVVGQATKNACDQLVEAMKKPDGSFRTYEEMVADGLELLYHGKWTAPANDCDANGQGNPFCCYMYGVFLSLVSVDTATGKTTVEKMVTVADIGVVNNYLVVDGQIHGGIAQGIGLALTEDYEDIKKHSNMAGAGIPYIKDIPDDMEIIYVETPRPDGPFGASGVGEMPLTAPHAAIINAIYNACGARIRHLPAYPEKVLAALKG from the coding sequence ATGATTAAACGGACGCTCCAAGTAAACGGAGTCTCCAGGGTCGTTGTGTGCGAGCCTGAAGAATCCCTGGCCAACGTGTTGCGCCAGAATCTGGGACTGACCAGTGTTAAGGTCGGTTGCGGCACCGGCCAGTGCGGCAGCTGCACCATCCTGCGGGACGGCAAGCTGGTTCGTTCCTGCACGGTCAAGATGAAACGGGTGAAAAACAGCACCCAGATCATGACCCTTGAGGGTCTTGGCACCCCCGACAACCTGCATCCCATCCAGATGGCCTGGATCGCCTTCGGTGGCGCTCAGTGCGGCTTTTGCTCGCCCGGCTTCCTGGTATCCACTTACGCTCTGCTGACCGAGAATCCGAGCCCGACCCGCGACGAGGTCCGTGACTGGTTCCAGAAGCACAAGAACGTCTGCCGCTGCACCGGCTACAAGCCGCTGGTCGACGCTGTCATGGCCGCCGCTGAAGTCATGCGTGGCGACAAGCCCATGGACGATCTGATCTTCAAGATCCCCGAAGATGGCCGCATCTGGAACACCCATTATCCCCGTCCCACCGCCGTGGCCAAGGTCACCGGCACCTGGGACTTCGGCGCGGACATGGGTCTTCGCCTGCCTCCTGGAAGCCTGTACTGCGAGCTGGTTCAGGCCGAGGTCTCCCATGCCAATATCCTGTCCATCGACGTGGCCGAGGCCGAGGCTGTCCCCGGCGTGTTCAAGGTCGTCACCCACAAGGACGTCAAGGGCAAGAACCGTATCACCGGTCTGATCACCTTCCCGAGCAACCTCGGTGACGGCTGGGATCGTCCCATCCTGTGCGACGAAAAAATCTTCCAGTACGGTGACGCCATCGCCATCGTTTGCGCCGAGAGCCCCGAGGCCGCTAAGGAAGGCGCCAAGAAGGTCAAGGTTGAGCTGGAACAGCTGCCCGAATACATGAGCGCTCCCGCGGCCATGGCCGAGGACGCCATCGAGATTCACCCCGGCACCCCCAACGTCTACTACATTCAGAAAGAGGCCAAGGGACCAGACACCAAGCCCATCTTCGAGAATGCCGACGTGGTTGTCGAGGGTGATTACTACACCCAGCGCCAGCCGCACATGCCCATCGAGCCTGACGTAGGGTTCGCCTACATGGGTGAGGACGACAAGCTGTTCATCCACTCCAAGTCCATCGGCATCCATCTGCATCTGCTGATGATCGCTCCCGGCCTGGGCGTGGAACCCGAGAATCTGGTCCTGGTCCAGAACCCCACCGGCGGTACCTTCGGCTACAAGTTCTCCCCGACCATGGAAGCTCTTGTCGGCGCAGCCGCCATGGCTACCGGCCGTCCGGTCTTCCTGAACTACACCTGGAAACAGCAGCAGCAGTACACCGGTAAGCGTTCTCCGCAGTTCACCACCGTGCGTCTGGCCTCCACCAAGGACGGCAAGCTGCTCGGCATGGAGACCGACTGGACCGTGGACCATGGTCCGTACTCCGAGTTCGGCGACCTGCTGACTCTGCGCGGCGCGCAGTACATCGGTTCCGGTTACGACATCCCGGCCATCCGCGGCGAAGGTCGCACCGTCTGCACCAACCACTGCTGGGGCGCGGCTTTCCGCGGCTACGGCGCTCCCGAGGCGGAGTTCCCCTCTGAAGTGTGTATGGACGAGCTGGCCGAAAAGCTGGGCATGGACCCGCTGGAACTGCGTTACAAGAACGTCTACCGCAAGGGTTCCACCACCCCCACCGGTCAGGACCCCGAAGTCTACTCTCTGCCCGAGATGATCGACAAGGTTCGTCCCCGGTACGAAGAGTTCAAGAAATACGCTGCTGAAAACTCCACCGACGCCAAGAAACTCGGCGTGGGTGTCTCCATCGGCGTCTACGGTTCCGGCCTGGACGGCCCGGATACCGCCGAAGTCGATATCGCTCTGAACGAAGACGGCACTGTCACCGTGTACTCCGCTTGGGGCGACCACGGCCAGGGCGCCGACATGGGTACTCTGGGCACCGCCCATGAGGCTCTGCGTCCCCTGAACCTGACCCCGGACCAGATCCACCTGATGATGGCCGACACCAGCTTCGCTCCCGCAGCCGGCCCGGCTGGCGGCAGCCGCTCCCAGGTCGTCGTCGGACAGGCCACCAAGAACGCCTGCGATCAGCTCGTGGAAGCCATGAAGAAACCCGACGGTTCCTTCCGCACCTACGAGGAAATGGTCGCCGACGGTCTCGAGCTGCTGTACCACGGCAAGTGGACCGCTCCGGCCAACGACTGCGACGCCAACGGCCAGGGCAACCCGTTCTGCTGCTACATGTACGGTGTGTTCCTGTCCCTGGTTTCCGTGGACACCGCCACCGGTAAGACCACGGTCGAGAAGATGGTTACCGTGGCCGACATCGGTGTGGTCAACAACTACCTCGTTGTTGACGGCCAGATCCACGGCGGTATCGCCCAGGGCATCGGCCTGGCGCTGACCGAAGACTACGAGGACATCAAGAAGCACTCCAACATGGCCGGCGCGGGCATCCCCTACATCAAGGATATCCCGGACGACATGGAGATCATCTACGTGGAAACCCCGCGTCCCGACGGTCCCTTCGGCGCTTCCGGTGTCGGCGAGATGCCGCTGACCGCCCCGCACGCGGCGATCATCAACGCCATCTACAACGCTTGTGGCGCGCGTATCCGCCACCTGCCCGCCTACCCCGAGAAAGTGCTCGCCGCTCTCAAGGGCTAG
- a CDS encoding pyridine nucleotide-disulfide oxidoreductase/dicluster-binding protein, protein MEQAELRQWENKCIQEESPKCMAACPLHVDARECCSLLAAKRVDKAWAVLAKTMPLPGVLARACDAPCKAACLRGEKGGPIEMGALERFLADAAQPAKPPRPLPRNGKSVAVIGGSMTGLCAAWEIARKGFAVTVFCEVPNVGCDLPEGVLDSEIEAMDRMGVSIRSGVTLSQELVEGQLEECDAVFVDSDGVPEAVRYFGEPDEMTLGTNRLGLFASRVGEPSPVFQAAAGRRAANSIMRFSQGVSMVKSRELEGPYETRLFTNLSKVEPVAPVNVGGGYDEASAVQEAARCLKCDCMECVKGCVYLKHFKQYPKVYVRQVYNNEAIVKGTRQANKMINSCMLCGLCETVCPEDFSMADVCLEARRGMVDKGTMPPSAHEFALRDMAFADGDKCALARHAPGENSSEYVFFPGCQLTATDPGGAERAYADLRERLGKVGLILRCCGAPAAWSGRKALFQESLAELKTAWQGLGSPRIIAACPSCIKILREAMPEAEIVSHWSILSALGLPESALKTGGTLAVNDPCAAREDGALRGDVRTLLDSMGVSMVEPEYTGELTQCCGYGGLLNEVNPDLGQAAARARADAVDEDYVTYCAMCREMIARTGKTAMHLYDLVYPGAEKPGARPTPGHSERRENRVHLREKLLRELWSESGDVAAEDFEKVLMDCTEAGAAAMEERRILTSDVQKVLLQAERSGKHLVHGETGHLLASFRPAVVTYWVEYERTDGGYLVHNAWCHRMKIKGGQP, encoded by the coding sequence ATGGAACAAGCCGAACTGAGACAATGGGAAAACAAGTGTATTCAGGAGGAGTCGCCTAAATGCATGGCGGCTTGCCCCCTGCATGTGGACGCGCGCGAGTGTTGCTCCTTGCTGGCGGCCAAGCGTGTGGACAAGGCATGGGCCGTTCTGGCCAAGACCATGCCTCTGCCCGGAGTCCTGGCCCGGGCCTGCGACGCGCCTTGCAAGGCGGCCTGTCTGCGCGGCGAGAAGGGCGGTCCCATAGAGATGGGTGCACTGGAACGCTTTTTGGCGGATGCGGCCCAACCGGCCAAACCGCCTCGGCCCTTGCCGCGCAACGGCAAATCCGTGGCCGTTATCGGCGGTTCCATGACCGGCCTGTGCGCGGCCTGGGAGATTGCCCGCAAAGGCTTTGCCGTGACCGTTTTTTGTGAAGTCCCCAATGTCGGTTGTGATTTGCCCGAAGGGGTCCTGGACAGTGAAATCGAGGCCATGGACCGCATGGGCGTGTCCATCCGGTCCGGGGTGACCCTCAGCCAGGAGTTGGTAGAAGGCCAACTGGAGGAGTGCGACGCGGTCTTCGTGGACAGCGACGGCGTCCCCGAGGCGGTCCGCTATTTTGGCGAACCCGATGAAATGACGTTGGGCACCAACCGGCTGGGACTCTTCGCCAGCCGTGTGGGCGAGCCCTCACCCGTGTTTCAAGCCGCAGCCGGACGGCGCGCAGCCAACTCCATCATGCGTTTTTCCCAGGGTGTTTCCATGGTCAAGAGCCGCGAGCTCGAAGGACCATACGAAACACGTCTGTTCACCAATTTGAGCAAGGTCGAACCGGTTGCTCCCGTGAATGTGGGGGGCGGATACGATGAAGCCTCCGCGGTGCAGGAAGCTGCCCGCTGTCTCAAGTGTGACTGCATGGAATGCGTCAAGGGGTGTGTCTACCTCAAGCACTTCAAGCAGTATCCCAAGGTTTACGTTCGTCAGGTTTACAACAACGAGGCCATTGTCAAAGGCACCCGTCAGGCCAACAAGATGATCAACTCGTGCATGCTGTGCGGCCTGTGCGAAACGGTCTGTCCCGAAGATTTTTCCATGGCCGACGTTTGCCTGGAGGCCCGGCGGGGTATGGTGGACAAGGGGACCATGCCGCCCTCGGCCCACGAGTTCGCCTTACGCGACATGGCCTTTGCCGACGGCGACAAGTGCGCGCTGGCCCGGCATGCTCCGGGTGAGAACTCGAGCGAATACGTCTTTTTCCCCGGCTGCCAGCTGACCGCCACGGATCCCGGAGGGGCGGAGCGCGCCTATGCGGACCTCCGTGAGCGGTTGGGCAAGGTCGGGTTGATTCTGCGCTGCTGCGGCGCTCCGGCCGCCTGGTCCGGGCGCAAGGCTTTATTCCAGGAGTCCCTGGCGGAGTTGAAAACCGCCTGGCAGGGGCTGGGCTCGCCGCGCATCATCGCTGCCTGTCCTTCCTGCATCAAGATTTTGCGCGAAGCCATGCCCGAGGCGGAGATCGTTTCCCATTGGTCCATTCTGAGTGCGCTCGGCCTGCCGGAATCGGCCTTGAAGACGGGCGGGACCCTGGCCGTGAACGATCCCTGTGCGGCCCGCGAGGACGGGGCGTTGCGTGGGGATGTGCGCACCCTGCTGGATTCCATGGGCGTGTCCATGGTCGAACCCGAGTACACCGGAGAGCTGACCCAGTGCTGCGGCTACGGCGGCCTGCTCAACGAGGTGAATCCGGATCTCGGTCAGGCCGCGGCCAGGGCGCGCGCCGATGCCGTGGATGAGGATTACGTGACCTACTGCGCCATGTGCCGGGAAATGATCGCCCGAACAGGCAAGACGGCCATGCACCTCTATGATTTGGTTTACCCGGGCGCAGAAAAGCCGGGCGCGCGGCCGACGCCGGGGCACTCCGAGCGCCGCGAGAACCGTGTCCATCTCAGGGAAAAGCTCCTGCGCGAGCTGTGGAGCGAGTCGGGCGATGTCGCGGCCGAGGACTTCGAGAAGGTTCTGATGGACTGTACCGAAGCGGGCGCGGCGGCCATGGAGGAGCGACGCATCCTGACGAGCGACGTGCAGAAGGTGCTGCTCCAGGCGGAGCGATCCGGCAAGCATCTGGTCCATGGCGAGACCGGCCATTTGCTGGCCTCGTTCCGGCCGGCCGTGGTGACTTATTGGGTTGAATATGAACGAACGGACGGTGGATACCTGGTGCACAACGCCTGGTGCCATCGCATGAAGATAAAGGGAGGTCAGCCATGA
- a CDS encoding molybdopterin-binding protein: protein MKTVPVQDAVGMVLCHDMTKIVPGETKGPVFRKGHIIMEEDVQTLLEIGKEHIYVLDMEKGCIHENEAAHRIANAAVGPNITLSDVSEGRINFIADPGLLDVNVEALNRINSIEEVVLATLHTGQQVTETRPVAGTRVVPLVIDEEKIRQVEAICAEYDYVVGIRPFRHLSVGLVTTGSEVYHGRIKDKFGPVIRKKFSKLGSEVMGQTLTSDDPAMTRDAIMAFIAQGAEMVVVTGGMSVDPDDQTPTAIRLTGADVVTYGSPTFPGVMFMVAELNGVPILGLPGCVMYYRASVFDLIVPRLLAGEKVSREDIVSLGHGGFCATCEVCRYPICPFGK, encoded by the coding sequence ATGAAAACAGTACCTGTACAAGATGCCGTAGGCATGGTGCTTTGCCATGACATGACCAAGATCGTCCCAGGGGAAACCAAGGGGCCCGTGTTCCGAAAGGGGCACATCATAATGGAGGAGGATGTCCAGACGCTGCTCGAAATCGGCAAGGAGCATATCTACGTACTGGACATGGAAAAAGGCTGTATTCATGAAAACGAGGCAGCACACCGCATAGCCAACGCGGCTGTCGGTCCCAACATCACCCTGTCGGACGTGTCCGAAGGGCGTATCAATTTCATTGCCGACCCCGGCCTGCTCGACGTCAACGTCGAGGCTCTCAACCGCATCAATTCCATCGAAGAAGTCGTTCTGGCCACTTTGCATACGGGCCAGCAGGTTACCGAGACGCGCCCCGTGGCCGGTACCCGCGTGGTTCCGCTGGTCATCGATGAGGAAAAGATCCGCCAGGTGGAGGCCATCTGCGCCGAATACGACTACGTGGTCGGCATCCGGCCTTTCAGACACCTCTCCGTCGGTCTGGTGACCACAGGGAGTGAGGTCTACCACGGGCGTATCAAGGACAAGTTCGGCCCCGTCATCCGAAAGAAATTTTCCAAGCTTGGTTCCGAAGTCATGGGTCAGACCCTGACTTCCGACGATCCCGCCATGACCCGCGACGCCATTATGGCGTTCATCGCCCAGGGGGCTGAGATGGTCGTGGTCACCGGCGGCATGTCCGTGGACCCGGACGACCAGACGCCCACGGCCATTCGGCTGACCGGCGCGGACGTGGTCACTTATGGCTCTCCCACGTTCCCCGGAGTCATGTTCATGGTCGCAGAACTCAACGGCGTACCCATTCTGGGGCTGCCGGGCTGCGTCATGTACTACCGGGCATCCGTATTCGATCTGATCGTCCCGCGCTTGCTGGCCGGGGAAAAGGTCAGCCGGGAGGACATCGTATCCTTGGGGCATGGCGGTTTTTGTGCGACCTGCGAGGTTTGCCGCTATCCCATCTGCCCCTTCGGTAAATAG
- a CDS encoding DVU_1556 family methyltransferase: MTLVSSPLWERDELRAVAGETLRPGGFELTDRAAEYLGLVPGQFVLDVGAGLGATVSRLRSRYGVRTWGVEPSADQLARADGAQGLIQGRGDCLPFQGGSFDALFCECVLSLFEDRPGGLAEFHRVLKPGGGLVLSDLCASGAPVGDGMSCADRAGALDETARLVREAGFVVKLLEDHSAHLRDLAARLAWTGEGVACGCGRGLGYFLMIAQKQGAD; the protein is encoded by the coding sequence GTGACCCTCGTGTCGAGTCCGTTGTGGGAGCGCGACGAGCTGCGCGCCGTAGCCGGGGAGACGCTCCGGCCGGGCGGGTTCGAACTGACTGACCGGGCGGCTGAATATCTCGGCCTGGTGCCAGGACAGTTCGTTCTGGACGTGGGGGCGGGACTCGGGGCCACCGTATCCCGCTTACGGTCGCGCTACGGGGTTCGGACCTGGGGCGTGGAGCCGTCCGCGGACCAGCTCGCACGGGCCGACGGAGCGCAGGGACTTATCCAAGGCCGCGGTGACTGTCTGCCTTTTCAAGGCGGAAGTTTCGACGCGCTGTTTTGCGAGTGCGTGCTTTCCCTGTTTGAAGACCGGCCCGGCGGGCTGGCCGAGTTCCATCGGGTGCTCAAGCCTGGTGGAGGGCTGGTCCTGTCCGATTTGTGTGCGTCCGGTGCTCCTGTTGGGGACGGCATGTCCTGCGCCGATCGGGCCGGGGCTCTGGATGAGACCGCCCGACTGGTTCGCGAGGCCGGTTTTGTCGTGAAATTGCTGGAAGACCATTCCGCTCACCTGCGCGATCTGGCTGCCCGTCTCGCCTGGACCGGCGAGGGAGTCGCCTGCGGTTGTGGCCGGGGATTGGGATATTTTTTGATGATCGCGCAAAAGCAAGGAGCAGATTGA
- a CDS encoding DVU_1557 family redox protein: MSVITVPGTGAGGWRCGPCDEDMVMKPVELTYLNSQFNVELPACPKCGYVLIPEQLALGKMYQVEQLLEDK; the protein is encoded by the coding sequence ATGAGCGTGATTACGGTACCGGGAACCGGAGCCGGGGGGTGGCGATGCGGCCCTTGCGACGAGGACATGGTCATGAAACCGGTGGAGCTGACCTATCTCAACTCCCAGTTCAACGTGGAGCTGCCCGCCTGCCCCAAGTGCGGCTACGTGCTTATCCCCGAACAGCTGGCCCTGGGCAAGATGTACCAGGTGGAGCAGTTGCTGGAGGACAAATAG
- a CDS encoding DVU_1553 family AMP-dependent CoA ligase translates to MGRTPLDSWLAGRMDRDTVPTVSELHGWLLERLKELVDHARHGSPFYRRHLADARGTDITSLEDFARLPIIASEQLRSNPDGLLSVSRDEIERVVTLSSSGTTGEPKRIFHTADDLEATTDFFSWGMANMVEPGGTALVLLPGARPGGVGQLLNAALSRHGSRAVAVGELTDAGAAVDHCLAENATCVVGSPAHVNLLAHAWEARGLPKGAIRSVLLCWDVIPDAVRKSVAERLGCRVFRHWGMIETGLGGAVECSPGSGMHLRETDVYVEIVDPRTGALLPDGEFGDMVVTTPLKMGMPIIRYRTGDVGRILAGECACGSPLRRLDPLVRRRQDSVPLPSGPLALRELNEILYGVPGLADFAARLDEDTLYLTVCGRVARETVLDALKRLPVVAQGLADGSLGVEIENRHAAAPAVPGLEKRRIVIGS, encoded by the coding sequence ATGGGCCGAACCCCGCTTGATAGCTGGCTGGCCGGGCGTATGGACAGAGACACGGTACCCACCGTGTCCGAGTTGCATGGCTGGTTGCTTGAACGACTGAAGGAACTGGTGGACCACGCCCGGCACGGCAGTCCGTTCTACCGTCGTCACCTTGCGGACGCGCGTGGCACGGATATTACATCTTTGGAGGATTTCGCCAGGTTGCCGATAATCGCCTCTGAACAGTTGCGGTCCAATCCTGACGGGCTTTTGAGCGTGTCTCGGGACGAAATCGAACGGGTGGTCACGCTGTCCAGTTCAGGAACCACCGGCGAGCCCAAGCGAATTTTTCACACAGCGGACGATCTTGAGGCTACGACGGATTTTTTCAGCTGGGGCATGGCCAACATGGTCGAGCCGGGCGGGACGGCGTTGGTTCTTCTGCCAGGGGCTCGCCCCGGCGGGGTGGGCCAATTGCTCAACGCGGCGCTGTCGCGGCATGGCTCCCGGGCCGTGGCCGTGGGTGAACTGACGGACGCCGGTGCGGCCGTGGACCATTGCTTGGCAGAAAACGCCACCTGCGTGGTCGGTTCTCCGGCTCACGTCAACCTTCTGGCCCATGCGTGGGAAGCGCGCGGCCTGCCCAAGGGGGCGATCCGGTCCGTGCTGTTGTGTTGGGATGTGATCCCTGACGCTGTCAGGAAGAGCGTTGCCGAGCGATTGGGCTGCAGGGTCTTTCGGCATTGGGGCATGATCGAGACGGGGTTGGGCGGGGCTGTGGAGTGCTCGCCCGGTTCGGGCATGCATCTGCGCGAGACCGATGTGTACGTCGAGATCGTGGACCCGCGCACAGGTGCGTTGCTCCCGGACGGAGAATTCGGCGACATGGTCGTGACCACGCCGCTCAAGATGGGCATGCCGATCATTCGCTACCGAACAGGCGACGTGGGGCGGATCCTGGCCGGGGAGTGCGCTTGCGGCAGTCCGCTGCGCAGACTGGACCCGCTGGTGCGTCGCAGGCAGGACAGCGTTCCGTTGCCGTCCGGCCCGCTCGCACTGCGGGAGCTGAACGAAATTTTGTACGGCGTGCCGGGGCTGGCCGACTTTGCGGCCAGACTGGATGAGGATACACTGTATCTTACCGTCTGCGGCAGGGTCGCCAGGGAAACCGTCCTGGACGCCCTGAAGCGTCTCCCCGTCGTGGCTCAGGGGCTTGCGGACGGGAGCCTGGGTGTTGAAATCGAGAACAGGCATGCCGCCGCGCCCGCTGTTCCGGGCCTGGAAAAACGGCGCATAGTCATCGGGAGTTGA